In Caulobacter segnis ATCC 21756, the sequence CGCGTCAACCCTGCGCAGAACAGGATTAACGCCGTCTTTCCAAGAGCTTCCGCGCTCCGTCAGCCAACCTGCGGCAGCGCCTCGGCCCGGCTCTCGTCCAGATAGCGCGCGCCGGTCGGCTTAAGCTGGGCGTCCAGCTCGATGACCAGCGGATTGCCCGTCGGAATTTCGACGCCGACGATCTTGTCGTCCGGCACCTGGAACAGGTGCTTGACGATGGCGCGCAGCGAATTGCCGTGCGCGGCGACCAACACGGTCTCGCCCGCCTTCAGGTGCGGAGCGATATCGCTTTCCCAGTAAGGCAGGACACGCACCAGGGTGGTGGCCAGGCTCTCGGTCGAAGGCAGGGTCGCGCCCTTGTAGCGGCGATCCTTGGCGAAGTCGTACTCGCCGCCCGGGGCCAGCTCCGGCGGCGGGATGTCGTAGGACCGGCGCCAGATCGTGACCTGCTCGACGCCGTGCTTCTCGGCGGTCTCGGCCTTGTTCAGCCCGGTGAGGCCGCCGTAGTGACGCTCGTTCAGGCGCCAGTCCTTGGTCACCGGCACGAAGCTCTGCTTGGCCGCGTCCAGCGCCAGGTTGCAGGTGCGGATGGCGCGGGTCTGGACCGAGGTAAACGCCTGGTCGATGTCGAGGCCGGCCTTGGCGATCAGCTCGCCGCCCTTGCGCGCCTGGGCTTCGCCCTCGGCCGTGAGGTCGACGTCGACCCAGCCGGTGAAGCGGTTTTCCAGGTTCCACTGGCTCTGGCCGTGGCGGAGCAGGACGAGGGTCGGCATCGGGCTTCCTTCAGAGTGGAGGCGAAGTCGGGCTTATGTCAGGGGCGGGCTAAGGCCAGCGCCGCCCAGCGTCAAGCGCCGATGGCGCGCGCCCCCTCCCCCTGGCGCTCGCCCGTGCTATAGGCGGGCCATGCCTGATCGCATCTTCATGCCGCTGATGGGGCTGATCGCCCTCGTGCTGATCGCCTTCTCTCTTGTTTGGCCACAAGGCCAGGGCGACCGCTCGTGGGGCCCGTTCGGCCACACGCCCATTCAACAGACGCCCGAGATGAAGGCCAAGATCCAGCGCGAGAAGGACGCCGCCGCCCGCCGCGACGCCGCCGCTCGCAAGGCGGTGGAAGCCGTCCACCAGGCCCAGCCATGAGCGCGTTCGACGCCATCGCCGTCGGCCGGCGCGTCCTCAGCGTCGAGGCCGACGCCCTGCGGACGCTGTCCCAGTCGCTGGACGAGGCCTTCGTCAAGGCCGTCGAGACCCTGTTCAACGCCAAGGGCCGGATTGTCTGCACCGGCATCGGCAAGTCCGGCCATGTCGCGCGCAAGATCGCCGCGACCCTGGCCTCGACCGGCGCGCAGGCGATGTTCGTCCACCCGGCCGAAGCCAGCCACGGCGACCTTGGCATGATCGGCCCCGACGACGTGATCCTGGCCCTGTCGAAGTCCGGCGAGGCCCGCGAGCTGTCGGACACGATCGCCTACGCCAAGCGCTTCTCGATCCCGCTGATCGCCATGACCGCGGTCCAGGACAGCCAGTTGGGTCGCGGCGGCGATATCGTGTTGCGCCTGCCCGACTCCCCGGAGGCGACGGCCGAGGTCAACGCCCCGACCACCTCGACCACGCTGCAGATCGCCCTGGGCGACGCCATCGCCGTGGCCCTGCTGGAGCGTCGTGGTTTCACGGCCAGCGACTTCCGGGTCTTCCACCCCGGCGGCAAGCTGGGCGCCATGCTGCGCACGGTGGCCGACCTGATGCATGGCGATGAAGAGCTGCCGCTGATCGGCGCCGACGCCCCCATGTCTGACGCCCTGCTGGTGATGAGCGAAAAGCGCTTCGGCGCCGTGGGCGTGGTCGACGGCTCTGGTCGCCTGGCCGGCCTGATCACCGACGGCGACCTGCGCCGCCACATGGACGGGCTGCTGCAGCACACGGCTGGCGAGGTCATGACCCGCGCGCCTCTGGTCATAGCGCCCGGGGCTCTAGCGGCCGAGGCGCTGAAGGTGATGAATGATCGCCGGATCACGGTGCTGTTCGTGGTCGAGGCCGAGCGACCCGTTGGCGTGCTGCATGTCCACGACCTGCTCCGCGCCGGCGTGATCTAGGTCACATCCGGTTTTTTCGAACCTTGTCATGTGATCGCGCTAGTCGCTCCGAACCTTGGCGGCTAAAGCCACGTCATCACAACTGAAGCGAGCTTCTTGATGTTCTCCGCGCCGCGCGCCGATCTCGTTCCCAATACCGCCGCCTATGAAAACGAGCCGCTGGTCAAGGCGACGGGCTTTCGCGAGTACGATGCGCGTTGGCTGTTCGGGCCCGAGATCAACCTGCTGGGCGTTCAGGCCCTCGGTCTGGGTCTGGGGACCTACATCCACGAGTTGGGTCAGTCGAAGATCGTCGTCGGCCACGACTTCCGCTCGTACTCGTCGTCGATCAAGAACGCCCTGATCCTGGGCCTGATCAGCGCCGGCTGTGAGGTGCACGACATCGGCCTGGCGCTCTCGCCGACGGCCTATTTCGCTCAGTTCGACCTGGACATCCCGTGCGTGGCCATGGTCACGGCCAGCCACAACGAGAACGGCTGGACCGGCGTGAAGATGGGCGCCCAGAAGCCGCTGACCTTCGGCCCGGACGAGATGAGCCGCCTGAAGGCGATCGTGCTGGGCGCTGAGTTCGTCGAGCGCGACGGCGGCAAGCTGATCCGCGTCCAGGGCGAGGCCCAACGCTACATCGACGACGTCGCCAAGCGCGCCAGCATCACCCGTCCGCTGAAGGTCATCGCCGCCTGCGGCAACGGCACGGCCGGCGCCTTCGTGGTCGAGGCCCTGCAGAAGATGGGCGTGGCCGAGGTCGTGCCGATGGACACCGACCTCGACTTCACCTTCCCCAAGTACAACCCCAATCCCGAAGACGCCGAGATGCTGCACGCGATGGCCCACGCCGTCCACGAGCACAAGGCGGACCTGGCGTTCGGCTTCGACGGCGACGGCGACCGCTGCGGCGTCGTGGATGACGAGGGCGAGGAGATCTTCGCCGACAAGATCGGCCTGATGCTGGCCCGGGATCTGGCCCCTCTGCATCCCGGCGCGACCTTCGTGGTCGACGTCAAGTCGACCGGCCTCTACGCCACCGACGAGATCCTGAAGGCCCACGGCTGCCAGGTGATCTACTGGAAGACCGGCCACAGCTACATCAAGCGCAAGAGCGCCGAGCTGGGGGCCCTGGCCGGCTTCGAGAAGAGCGGCCACTTCTTCATGAACGGCGAGCTGGGCTACGGCTACGACTGCGGCCTGACCGCCGCCGCCGCCGTCCTGGCCATGCTGGACCGCAATCCGGGCAAGAAGCTCAGCGACCTGAAGAAGGCCCTGCCGGTGGCCTTCACCTCGCTGACCATGAGCCCGCACTGCGGCGACGAGGTGAAGTACGGCGTCGTCGCCGACGTCGTGAAGGAATACGAGGACCTGTTCGCCGCCGGCGGCTCGATCCTGGGCCGCAAGATCACCGAGGTGATCACGGTCAACGGCGTGCGCGTCCACCTGGAGGACGGCTCGTGGGTCCTGGTCCGCGCCTCGTCGAACAAGCCCGAGGTCGTGGTGGTGGTCGAGAGCACCCAGTCCGAGGACGACATGCGCGCCCTCTTCCGCCAGGAGGTCAAGCCGCGCCTGGGCGACCGGGTCGGCAAGTACAATCAGGAGATCTGACCGGGCCTCATCGCCGCTCGATCGAAGGCCGGGGCGAAAGCCTCGGCCTTTCTCTTTGGGCCCAGGTGGTCTACCGACGCGGCCATGATCAAGCTCCGCCCTTCCCGCCCCGATGACGGCCCACGCGTCGTCGAGATCTGGGCCGCCGCCGTGGACGCGACGCACGATTTCCTGACGCCCGAGGACCGGGCGGCGATCGGGCGCGAGGTCGAGGCCTTCCTGCCGAGCGCGCCGCTGATGCTGGCCGTCGACGATCGTGATCGGCCGCTCGGCTTCATGCTGGTCAACGACAGCCACATGGAGGCGCTGTTCATCGATCCCGAGCATCGCGGGGCCGGCATCGGCGCCATCTTGATCGACTACGCCCTGGCGGTGCATCCGATCCTGACCACCGATGTGAATGAACAGAACGCCCAGGCGGTCGGCTTCTACGAGCACATGGGCTTCGAGCGAACGGGCTGGTCGGCGACCGACGGCCAGGGCCGCGCCTACCCGCTGATCCATCTGCGCTTTGGCGTCTGAGCGGTTCGGGTTTAGCTGCGAGCCGCACAGCCGAACGAGTCGCCCATGCGCCGCCTGCTCACCGCCCTCGCCCTGATCCTGACGCCCAGCCTAGCGGTCGCCGCTCAGCCGATCCTGCTCAAGCCCGCCCGTGTCTGGACCGCCGAGGACGCCGGACCGCCCCACGCCGGCTGGGCGGTGCTGGTCAAGGACGACAAGATCGCCGCCGTCGGACCGCTGGCCTCGATCGACGCGACCGGCGCCGAGGTGATCGACCTGCCGGGCGCCACGGTGATCCCGGGGCTGATGGACCTGCACAGCCACCTTTTCCTGCACCCGTACAACGAGACGTCCTGGGACGATCAGGTGCTGAAGGAGAGCCCGATCACTCGGACCCTGCGCGCCGGCGTGCA encodes:
- a CDS encoding phosphomannomutase/phosphoglucomutase encodes the protein MFSAPRADLVPNTAAYENEPLVKATGFREYDARWLFGPEINLLGVQALGLGLGTYIHELGQSKIVVGHDFRSYSSSIKNALILGLISAGCEVHDIGLALSPTAYFAQFDLDIPCVAMVTASHNENGWTGVKMGAQKPLTFGPDEMSRLKAIVLGAEFVERDGGKLIRVQGEAQRYIDDVAKRASITRPLKVIAACGNGTAGAFVVEALQKMGVAEVVPMDTDLDFTFPKYNPNPEDAEMLHAMAHAVHEHKADLAFGFDGDGDRCGVVDDEGEEIFADKIGLMLARDLAPLHPGATFVVDVKSTGLYATDEILKAHGCQVIYWKTGHSYIKRKSAELGALAGFEKSGHFFMNGELGYGYDCGLTAAAAVLAMLDRNPGKKLSDLKKALPVAFTSLTMSPHCGDEVKYGVVADVVKEYEDLFAAGGSILGRKITEVITVNGVRVHLEDGSWVLVRASSNKPEVVVVVESTQSEDDMRALFRQEVKPRLGDRVGKYNQEI
- a CDS encoding acetyltransferase; amino-acid sequence: MIKLRPSRPDDGPRVVEIWAAAVDATHDFLTPEDRAAIGREVEAFLPSAPLMLAVDDRDRPLGFMLVNDSHMEALFIDPEHRGAGIGAILIDYALAVHPILTTDVNEQNAQAVGFYEHMGFERTGWSATDGQGRAYPLIHLRFGV
- a CDS encoding KpsF/GutQ family sugar-phosphate isomerase, whose product is MSAFDAIAVGRRVLSVEADALRTLSQSLDEAFVKAVETLFNAKGRIVCTGIGKSGHVARKIAATLASTGAQAMFVHPAEASHGDLGMIGPDDVILALSKSGEARELSDTIAYAKRFSIPLIAMTAVQDSQLGRGGDIVLRLPDSPEATAEVNAPTTSTTLQIALGDAIAVALLERRGFTASDFRVFHPGGKLGAMLRTVADLMHGDEELPLIGADAPMSDALLVMSEKRFGAVGVVDGSGRLAGLITDGDLRRHMDGLLQHTAGEVMTRAPLVIAPGALAAEALKVMNDRRITVLFVVEAERPVGVLHVHDLLRAGVI
- the gpmA gene encoding 2,3-diphosphoglycerate-dependent phosphoglycerate mutase → MPTLVLLRHGQSQWNLENRFTGWVDVDLTAEGEAQARKGGELIAKAGLDIDQAFTSVQTRAIRTCNLALDAAKQSFVPVTKDWRLNERHYGGLTGLNKAETAEKHGVEQVTIWRRSYDIPPPELAPGGEYDFAKDRRYKGATLPSTESLATTLVRVLPYWESDIAPHLKAGETVLVAAHGNSLRAIVKHLFQVPDDKIVGVEIPTGNPLVIELDAQLKPTGARYLDESRAEALPQVG